The nucleotide sequence GTCTGCCAGGTGATCGGCTCGATGTAGGTGACGTCGGCCGTGGCCGGGTCGGTCATGATCGTCGCGGGGTTGCTGTTGATCAGGATGACCTTGTAGCCTTCCTCGCGCAGCGCCTTGCAGGCCTGCACGCCGGAGTAGTCGAACTCGCAGGCCTGGCCGATGATGATCGGGCCGGCGCCGATGATGAGGATCGATTTGAGGTCTGTGCGCTTAGGCATTCTCTTTCTCCGTCTTTTCCGTATTGTTCTTTTCCATGAGTGCCGTGAAGCGGTCGAACAGGTAGCCGATGTCGTGCGGGCCGGGCGAGGCTTCGGGGTGGCCCTGGAAGCAGAACGCCGGCTTGTCGGTGCGCGCCAGGCCCTGCAGCGTGTTGTCGAACAGGCTCACGTGGGTGGGACGCAGGTTCGCCGGCAGCGACTTCTCGTCGACCGCGAAACCGTGGTTCTGGCTCGTGATGCTGACGCGGCCGCTGTCGAGGTCCTTGACCGGGTGGTTCGCGCCGTGGTGGCCGAACTTCATCTTGAAGGTCTTCGCGCCCGAGGCCAGCGCCATGATCTGGTGGCCCAGGCAGATGCCGAAGGTCGGGATGCCGGTCTCGATCAGCTCCTTGACGGCGCTGATCGCGTAGTCGCAGGGCTCCGGGTCGCCGGGACCGTTGGCCAGGAAGATGCCGTCGGGCTTGAGCTTGAGCACGTCGGCCGCGGGCGTCTGCGCCGGCACCACGGTGATGCGCGCGCCGCGCTGGGCGATCATGCGCAGGATGTTCTTCTTGACGCCGTAGTCGAAGGCCACGACGTGGAAGCGCGGCGTGATCTGCACGCCGTAGCCCGAACCCAGCTTCCACTCGGTCTCGGTCCACTCGTAGGTCTGCTTGACCGACACGACCTTCGCCAGGTCGAGGCCGGCCATGCTCGGCGCGGCCTTGGCGGCGGCGATCGCCTTGTCGATCAGCGCCTGGGTGACCGCTTCCCCTTCGGCCAGTCCCAGGATGCAGCCGTTCTGCGCGCCGTGCGTGCGCAGGTGGCGGGTCAGCTTGCGGGTGTCGATGTTGGCGATGGCCACCGTCTTGCCCTCCACCAGGTACTGCGACAGCGTCGCGGTATGGCGGAAGTTGGAGGCGATCTGCGGCAGGTCACGGATGATGAGGCCCGCGGCATGGATCTTGTCGGCCTCGATGTCCTCGGGATTGACGCCGTAGTTGCCGATGTGCGGATACGTGAGCGTCACGATCTGCTGGCAGTAGCTCGGGTCGGTGAGGATTTCCTGGTAGCCGGTCATCGCGGTGTTGAACACCACTTCGCCGACGGTGGAGCCGGTGGCTCCGATCGAGTTGCCTTGAAAGACCGTGCCGTCTGCGAGCGCCAGGATGGCGGGCGGGAAACTTCCCTTGAGAGACAAAAGCACTGGGTTCTCCGGATGGTTACGGTCGCCCGGCGTCCCGGGCTTCGAAGCCTTGGGACTGCTGCTTAAGGGGAAGATGGCGTGGAATGCGGCCGGGCGACGCTGATTTGCGAGTAAGCCCCCGATTGTAGCCCGGCGGCCGCGGCCTCTCGCCTCGTGGGGCATGAAGATTCGCTAGCGCGTACACCAGCCATGCGTCAATGGCATGAACCCGGCGGCAACTGAGAATGTTTCTTATCTTTTGAGGGTGGCCGCGCCGCTCGCATGCAGGCAGATGGCAGCGGCCGAGGCCACGTTGAGCGACTCCTCGCCCCCGGGCTGCGCAATGCGGATGTGGTGCGTGGCCCGCGCCTCGAGCACGGCCGACACGCCCTGCCCTTCGTGGCCCAGCAACCAGGCGCAGGGATGCGGCAGCTTCGCCGCGTGCAGCCAGTCGCCGCGGTGCGAGCTGGTGGCGACCAGCGGCACCGCCAGCGCCTCGAGCGCCTCGGCATCGACGCCCTCGATCAGCCGCAGGCCGAAATGGGCTCCCATGCCCGCGCGCAGCACCTTGGGCGACCAGAGCGCCGCCGTGCCCTTGAGCGCGATCACCTGCTGGAAGCCGAAAGCCGCGGCGCTGCGCAGCACCGAACCGACGTTGCCGGCGTCCTGCAGCCGGTCGAGCACCACGGTCGGCGCCTCGGGCAGCACCGCGGGCCGCTCGGGCAGCTCGAGCAGGAAACCCATGGGCGCCGGCGATTCCAGAGCGCTCGCCGCCTTCAGCAATTCGTCGTCGACGAGCACGGTCTTGGCGGCATCGCGCGACCATTCGGCGGGCGCCTGCGGCCAGAACGACAGCGAGAACACGGCCACCGCCGGCGTCACGCCGCGCGCCAGCGCGGCGCGGCACAGGTGGTCGCCCTCGAGCCAGATGCGGCCCAGCTTGCGGTAGGCGCCCGGGTCCTGCGCCAGCTTGCGCAGGTCCTTGAGCAATGGGTTGTCGCGCGAGCTGATGCGGCTTGGGCCGGCGGGCGTGGTCATCGGATCAGGGCGCCGGGCGCAATTCGATGGCCACGACCTGGGTCTGCACCGCAACCGCGGTGAGCGTGGATTCGACCTGGACCACCGGCACCGTCGGCGTCATGCGCGCCAGCGCGGCCGCCACCGGGCTGAACGAACGCCGGTGGTGCACGCAGGCGCCATGCTGCAGCAGGGCCTCGAGATGCTCGGGCGTGCCGTAGCCCTTGTGGCCCGCGAAGCCGTAGTGCGGAAACTCCTGGTGCAGCTGCTCGCAGAGCCGATCGCGGTGCACCTTGGCCAGGATCGACGCGGCAGAGATCGCCTTCACGCGCGCGTCGCCCTTGACGATGGCCTCGGCCAGCACGTCGAGCTGCGGCAGCCGGTTGCCGTCCACCAG is from Variovorax paradoxus and encodes:
- the rnhB gene encoding ribonuclease HII, whose translation is MRSRKFLKAEQAPLAWDAPGLLAGVDEAGRGPLAGPVVAAAVILDDERPIRGLADSKTLTALQRERLHDQIMAKALCCSIAQASVEEIDTHNILQATMLAMRRAVEGLRLKPAKVLVDGNRLPQLDVLAEAIVKGDARVKAISAASILAKVHRDRLCEQLHQEFPHYGFAGHKGYGTPEHLEALLQHGACVHHRRSFSPVAAALARMTPTVPVVQVESTLTAVAVQTQVVAIELRPAP
- the carA gene encoding glutamine-hydrolyzing carbamoyl-phosphate synthase small subunit; the encoded protein is MLLSLKGSFPPAILALADGTVFQGNSIGATGSTVGEVVFNTAMTGYQEILTDPSYCQQIVTLTYPHIGNYGVNPEDIEADKIHAAGLIIRDLPQIASNFRHTATLSQYLVEGKTVAIANIDTRKLTRHLRTHGAQNGCILGLAEGEAVTQALIDKAIAAAKAAPSMAGLDLAKVVSVKQTYEWTETEWKLGSGYGVQITPRFHVVAFDYGVKKNILRMIAQRGARITVVPAQTPAADVLKLKPDGIFLANGPGDPEPCDYAISAVKELIETGIPTFGICLGHQIMALASGAKTFKMKFGHHGANHPVKDLDSGRVSITSQNHGFAVDEKSLPANLRPTHVSLFDNTLQGLARTDKPAFCFQGHPEASPGPHDIGYLFDRFTALMEKNNTEKTEKENA
- a CDS encoding RNA methyltransferase encodes the protein MTTPAGPSRISSRDNPLLKDLRKLAQDPGAYRKLGRIWLEGDHLCRAALARGVTPAVAVFSLSFWPQAPAEWSRDAAKTVLVDDELLKAASALESPAPMGFLLELPERPAVLPEAPTVVLDRLQDAGNVGSVLRSAAAFGFQQVIALKGTAALWSPKVLRAGMGAHFGLRLIEGVDAEALEALAVPLVATSSHRGDWLHAAKLPHPCAWLLGHEGQGVSAVLEARATHHIRIAQPGGEESLNVASAAAICLHASGAATLKR